Genomic segment of Pygocentrus nattereri isolate fPygNat1 chromosome 26, fPygNat1.pri, whole genome shotgun sequence:
GGCTTTAAAAGTATATAACCTGGCTGCCTTCAGGGAATCTGAAATTGTAGTtacaatgtttgttttctttttcactttgtgCCAtgcatctccctctctccctctccctctgttccaGTGAATATAGTAATAAGGAAATTCCAGCCCTCAGACGATGAGGCTGTGATGGCTATATTTCAAAATGGAACCCAAGAGCACATCATCCCGTCCTTCAAATACGCCATTTCTCAGCCACTCCACATCACTGTGACCCTGTGCTTTTTCACTGTGGGCTATATACTGGGTGGAGGATCAGTTGTCCTGGCCCTGCTGGCTGGAGGTTTGTGGATAGGTCTgctgtactactgctgctatGAGTTCTATGCTGGTTATGTCCGATCAAAGCTGAACACAGACATGCGGGACATTGCAGGCTTCTACCTCAGCAGTCCAGATAACTGCTTCTGGGTCGCTGAGGCTGAAATCAACGGCCAACCTCAGATCATGGGTATAGTGGCTGTGGAGGGCAAAGAACTTCCAGACAGCGGGCAAAAGTATGGAGAACTTTTCCGAATGAATGTGTTGTCCACATCCCGCCGTACTGGCCTCGCCTCTCGACTTTGTGAAACAGTGATAGACTTCTGTAAAGAGCGAAGGTTCTCGAAGATTGTGCTTCATGTTACTTTTACACAGACCGCAGCTATAGCTTTCTACAGGAAGATGGGCTTTGCGCTTGTGCGGACTGATGAAAAAGCTGAAGCTCAATGTTGGAGCCTCTGGCTGGCCAGAAGTGCTATGCTTAGGATGGAGAAAATCCTACAGCCATGACCTTCTATTTAAGGTTAATAACACCATGTTTAACCCACTGTGGTGACAGCAATTATAGATCAGGTCTGAAGTATGGTTTTTCTGGTTTATCAAAACTGGAAGCAAAATGTTTTGACATACAAAGTAACACATGTATTAGATGAATATCTTATGTGCATAAACATGTTAATGCTTTTAAAGAATTTTCAATCATTAAAATGGGAATACTATATACTTtgtcttttcaaattatgtatgTGTAGCATATGATAttattgtaatgtttaatgcatATTAATGAATGCCTAATCAGATGTATTCACTAGAGTTCAAGTGATATTGATGTACTATCAGCAAATTTTAAtactataaataaaaactgttctattgtaaataaactcattttcatgtttcaaGTTCATTGAAAACAAACTTTCTCCTTCAAGTTCCACATATCTTTACATACGTAAGTATACACAAAGATGTAATCAATGCAGTTGCATgttattgaaatatttttgttgGGAATTTCACAGTTCAGATGTTTATCATTGAGTATGCTGATTAAGTCTTTGCATAGCATCAACATTTGTTAGTTACTGCAACTTGGTAGGGGTATACACGCGCATATATATATCAGGCCCGTAGCCAGGGGGGGTCGAAGGGTTCGTTCGATCCCCCCCTCCTCGCCCCCTCCCGCCGTACACACATGCCCCTCAAGATAGGTAGGCTATTCACTGAATGAATTGTTAATCTCCGTTGAATATACATCAAATCTTAATTTACAATATCACATCCagactaataaaaaaaagtagacTCAGAGAAGTGAGGAGTAAGAAAAACGGttaatgtttctctttacacattttgttcagaCTGTTTTACACCAATCCAGTAGGTGGCGGTAATTCCCCCATTTCTGTTAGCTAGTGGAAAGAATAAGAATCAGGGGATTAAGTTACTTgagaaaatgggtaaaaaagaagacaaggagCGAAAAAGGAGGAAATCGGCGGCAACATTGTCCCAAAACATTGGTGACTTGTTCAAAAAAAGGTCCAAAACCGgtaagctgctgctgctgagtgcaGGGCTTCTATTTCTTTACAACTCCCCTGCGTTAACAGTGCCGGGCTTGGCTTAGCCCAAGAGTATATTGTACATGTAACACCGgattattagtgttattattcAGATAACTCCAAAGTCTGGATTTTAGTTGATTTTTAAGAAATGTAGGTTAAGTGACAATAACATTCAGTCACTCACTTTGCAATGCGGATGATCAAGCTAGGGTGTATTTTACTCTCAACATGCCTGTTGCTCCTAAGgccatagtaaataaaatacagtatagaGGTGTAAAAAAGGGGTTAAAtatggaaatgtttttaaatttattattttgctgtatttattcAGTGGGTCAGCATTTGGAGGGTGAGCTATCAACAGCTAGTAGCAGTGAAACTCAACAGTTAGCCGAGTataaattatgagatattaaaatactaaaatctgaatataaaaaaaaaaactattttaaaatggtcagtatcttttccacacatagcctgcaatgtcatgaacaacctctgaaatattagtgccagattcatgcaaatgcagttttggagttctaccttgccactaaaaagggcccaactgttgagttcaatgttgtttgtgtactctgtagagccagaaaagagctttcaaacagcatcaaaaccatcggtttgtaatttaaatggacataatcaaggttgaatgtgtcgtgccctaccctcttacttaaaacattcttagtccatttctccctttatattagtggcagattcatgcaaatgcagttctggggttctacattgccactaaaaaggcacacaaagtttGATGAAAATATGTGTCGGTTGAGTTCCAAAGTGTCCGATTTCCCGTAAAATGACcctaaaggagaggaaaaacagacagacagtgaaggcaagacccaattaaaaaacaaagaaaaagaaggcgagatacaaaagatggagaggaaaaatagacagacaataaagaaaagcaacagagacagacagcaacagagatacagaggagggagagcaacaacagacctaggtgagcaacagagagagacaatgaagtcccagcacagttgtaggaagatttgaataagacggaacacttcaatttatatcattattaattcgTTTAAGTTTTAATGACCATACCGATTGTGTACCTCATGAAGTAATTCTTATCTATTTATGTCAACAGTAGAGAGATAGGCAATAaaggacagcaacatcagagacagacaatggagggcagcaacagagacaatggaacaaagcaacagacaactgaggtgagcaacagagacagacaatgaagtcACATCACAGATGTAGGAAGTTTGAGTAACACTTATATTTATATCAGATTTATGTTAACAGTGGGGAGCAACAGACGAACAAATaaggacagcaacaacagac
This window contains:
- the LOC108415095 gene encoding probable N-acetyltransferase CML1; this translates as MLKRTDHKKKDQEHKMNIVIRKFQPSDDEAVMAIFQNGTQEHIIPSFKYAISQPLHITVTLCFFTVGYILGGGSVVLALLAGGLWIGLLYYCCYEFYAGYVRSKLNTDMRDIAGFYLSSPDNCFWVAEAEINGQPQIMGIVAVEGKELPDSGQKYGELFRMNVLSTSRRTGLASRLCETVIDFCKERRFSKIVLHVTFTQTAAIAFYRKMGFALVRTDEKAEAQCWSLWLARSAMLRMEKILQP